One genomic window of Trichomycterus rosablanca isolate fTriRos1 chromosome 1, fTriRos1.hap1, whole genome shotgun sequence includes the following:
- the fbxw11a gene encoding F-box and WD repeat domain-containing 11-A isoform X2: protein MEPEMEDKTLELMNLTESQNLTDDLSPKKTTVFKLGNGTLSGSRKRLSRGTFEKEKEMCIQMFEQWSEVDQVEFVEHLISRMCHYQHGHINSYLKPMLQRDFITALPARGLEHIAENILSFLDARSLCSAELVCREWHRVISEGMLWKKLIERMVRTDPLWKGLSERHQWEKYLFKNRTNEVPPNSYYHSLYPKIIQDIETIEANWRCGRHNLQRIQCRSENSKGVYCLQYDDDKIISGLRDNSIKIWDKHTLDCLKILTGHTGSVLCLQYDERVIVTGSSDSTVRVWDANSGEVLNTLIHHNEAVLHLRFCNGLMVTCSKDRSIAVWDMASATDISLRRVLVGHRAAVNVVDFDDKYIVSASGDRTIKVWSTSTCEFVRTLNGHKRGIACLQYRDRLVVSGSSDNTIRLWDIECGACLRVLEGHEELVRCIRFDNKRIVSGAYDGKIKVWDLQAALDPRAPASTLCLRTLVEHSGRVFRLQFDEFQIISSSHDDTILIWDFLNVSPNGQSEGRSPSRTYTYISR, encoded by the exons TTGGGAAACGGTACTCTGTCTGGCTCAAGGAAGAGATTATCACGTGGCACTTTTGAGAAGGAGAAGGAGATGTGTATCCAGATGTTCGAGCAGTGGTCAGAAGTTGATCAGGTGGAATTTGTGGAACACCTCATCTCGCGCATGTGTCACTATCAGCACGGCCACATCAACTCTTACCTCAAACCCATGTTACAAAGAGACTTTATAACTGCTctaccag CACGGGGTCTGGAGCACATAGCAGAGAACATTCTTTCGTTCCTGGACGCTCGCTCTCTGTGCTCGGCCGAGCTTGTTTGTCGCGAATGGCACCGAGTCATCTCGGAGGGCATGTTGTGGAAGAAGCTCATTGAGAGGATGGTGCGCACTGATCCTTTGTGGAAAGGCCTTTCTGAGCGACATCAGTG GGAAAAGTACTTGTTCAAGAACCGCACCAATGAAGTCCCACCAAACTCATATTATCACTCCCTCTATCCTAAAATTATACAGGACATTGAG ACGATTGAGGCAAACTGGCGGTGTGGCAGACATAACCTGCAGAGAATCCAGTGTCGATCAGAGAACAGCAAAGGGGTTTACTGCCTACAGTACGATGACGACAAGATCATCAGTGGCCTCAGAGACAACTCAATCAAG ATCTGGGATAAGCACACGCTAGACTGTCTGAAGATCCTAACAGGTCACACCGGTTCAGTTCTGTGTCTGCAGTATGATGAGAGAGTGATAGTGACCGGCTCCTCAGACTCAACTGTCAG gGTGTGGGATGCAAACTCCGGCGAGGTTCTAAACACTCTAATCCACCATAACGAGGCAGTACTTCACCTGCGTTTCTGTAATGGGCTAATGGTAACATGCTCTAAGGATCGCTCAATCGCAGTGTGGGACATGGCATCGGCCACTGACATCAGTCTGCGCAGAGTACTCGTAGGCCATCGGGCTGCCGTCAACGTTGTCGACTTTGATGACAAATACATTGTTTCTGCTTCAGGAGACAGGACTATAAAG gtgtggaGCACCAGTACATGTGAGTTTGTGCGAACGTTAAATGGACACAAGCGAGGAATTGCCTGTCTCCAGTACAGAGACAGATTAGTGGTCAGCGGTTCATCAGACAACACCATACG GTTATGGGATATTGAGTGTGGAGCATGTCTGCGAGTCCTAGAGGGCCATGAAGAGCTTGTACGTTGCATTCGGTTTGACAACAAGAGGATTGTCAGTGGTGCATATGATGG GAAGATTAAAGTGTGGGACCTACAAGCTGCTCTGGACCCACGAGCTCCAGCCAGCACGCTCTGCCTGCGCACGTTAGTG GAGCATTCGGGTCGGGTGTTCCGTCTACAGTTTGATGAGTTTCAGATCATCAGCAGTTCCCATGACGACACTATTCTTATATGGGACTTCCTAAATGTTTCCCCCAATGGCCAGTCAGAGGGACGATCTCCTTCACGCACATACACGTATATCTCTAGATAG